DNA sequence from the Podospora pseudocomata strain CBS 415.72m chromosome 2 map unlocalized CBS415.72m_2.2, whole genome shotgun sequence genome:
GGGCGCGGGGTGCTCTGCCAGGCTCATGTCAATCGCGCAGCCATTTTCCATCGCCTGTGACTCAATCTCACAGGACACAAATTTGTGGTTGACGAAAGCTTAAGGGTGACTGCAATTTGCGCCCAAAACCCAGAGACACAAAAATCAAAGACAGATTCTATCCCCAAAGCCCAATTAGAATTCAGGTTTTTCTCATCTACCGAAAAGAGAACTCGCACGACGTCAGACCCGGCTTCTTCAACTTTTCTACATCGCGGCGCAAcccgcccccaccatcgTCAAGTCCCCCGCTTGCATTCATTCaccaaacaaccaaaaccacccacaCGCAAAATGGCCACCGAGAGCAACGGGGCTCCAGCTGGGGCTCCGGCCCCCCAGGACTCAAAGACATCGTCTGCCTCAGCACCCGCCAAAACCCCGGCTGCTGCCCCAGCCGCGGCCGCCAACCCAGAGAAGCTTACCCCAGCGCAACTAAAGGCCAAGGCgaaggctgagaaggccgCCAGACGGGCAAAGGTCATTGAGACCAAGGTGGCGGTAGCGGCGGCGACTCCGGCAAAGGAGGCAGGGAAAGGCAAGGGCAAGCAGGACGGGCAACCACCACAGAGCAAGCAACACCGGGGCTCCATGAGCGGACGGCGGCCGTCCATTGGGGGCCCTCTgatcgagaaggagaaagatGCTAGGAGCGGAATTCCCGAGTGCTTCAGCCATGTTCCCATGGCGAAGCGGGTGCAGTTGTCGCAGACGCACAAGGACGTGGATCCCGCTGTGTTGGTGGCGGGACAGCAGATGGCTGCTTTTGCTATCAAGGACAGTATCTCTCGTCTTGAGGCGACGTTGTTGGCGTTCAAGAAGGTTTGTCTTTTATGGATAATTTGCTGCTGGAGCCAGCTTGCTGACCGAGATGACAGGTGATTGAATCCTACGAGACTCCCAAGGGGAACTCGTTATCTCGCCATCTTGTGCCGCATGTCCTCAACCCACAAATCGAGTATCTTACCGAGTGCAGACCGATGTGTTTTGCTATGGGCAATGCCATCAGACTGCTCAAGACCAAGATCAACAGTTTTGATATCAACGACCCCGAGGACGAGACAAAGGAGGAGCTTTTGGAGTGGATCGACACCATGATCAACGAGCGCATCAAGCTGGCCGAGTACTTGATCGCGAGGAATGCTGCCGGGttgattgaggagggggagaaggttcTCACATATGGCCGCCACAGGCTGGTCGAGAAGACGCTGttgaaggccaaggagattGGGAAAACGTTTGATGTTACCATCATTGACGACCCGTATGAGCGTGGAGGCCAGACGTTGGCCAAGACTCTTCGTCAGGCGGGGATCGACGTGCTCTACTCGCCAAATCTGGGCGGGTTACGGCCAAAGGTTGCGGGAGCTACGAACGTCATTCTCGGCGGAGAGGCCATCTTTGCTAACGGGTCGCTTAATGCTGCCTCTGGCACAGCGGATGTTGCTATGGCGGGTCAGAATGCCGGTGCCAAGGTTACGGTGCTCTGCGAGACGATCAACTTTGACAGAGAGCGTGTGTCGGTAGACGCGCTCACTTACAATGAGATCGATCCCGAAAGGAACACCGCCGAGTGTTTCCGGCTGCTATATGACAACACCCAAGATAAGTATATCAGCGGTGTTGTAACAGAGTTTGAGAGCGGGGGTGGTAATTCTCCAGCCCAGGCTATCCTGGCGCTCTTGCGGATGCGGGAAGATCCCCAGATTGCTTAGTTGGCACTACCTGGAGGGCAAACTGGAGGACAGGCGCAAGGGAATCCGGCGGAGGACGAAAAGCATTGACGATAGTGTAGCCTGGTGCATTTGTTCGAGGGTTTGAATGCTGTAGCTTGGGAATAGATGGAAACCACTCATGCGTGGAAGAGTGAATGATATCCAGAGTGGGAACTGAACCAATTTATACGCTGAGCTCACCTCCTAGCTCCCAATTCGTTTCCGCCTCGTTTGTGAACCATTCAAGGTGAAAATGTACTTGTTTTGTTCGCCATTCCTGCCTCTATCATACTGCCTGTCTGTTCAAACTCCTATCACCCCCTCCTATCCTTCCTTTTTAAGCCTGGATAACCGAAGggctggcagcagcagccgcagcctccctctctgccctcctcgctctcttcTCCAGAATGGCGTTCTTGCGCTCTTCCAGGAGCTGTGTCTGTCTCTGATCCACACCCTCCAGCCAGTATCCAAAGCTCGCACCGACGGCGCCGAAGACGGGATAGGCCCAGAGCGTCTTTCTGTGGAAAAATGGGCGCATCTCGATGCCGAGCTGCCAGAAGCGCGTCGCCAGGCCTGGAGGGGAAATCTTATGTTAGTTTGTTGTTGCCTGTAGCTGAGAAATTGGGAGCTTGGGATCGGGCCATACCGAAGCCGGTCCAGAAGACGAGTCTAGAGACCATTTTTGGTTGATTTGTGTCGGAGTAatggtgggtgaggagaggTGTGAAGGTGAGTGGCTCCCGGCCTGCGACGCTGGTattcttggaggaggatgggatgTGTTGCTGGGTAGCTTGCCCTCAAACCTGAAGCTTTTCCAATTGActctggctgctgctgcgcacACCCACTGCGGGATCACGACTGACGTTGCTTGCTGCTTGCCAGGTGCCAGCTCGGTCCCACCTGGCAAGCAACTGCAAGGCTGGAAGTGGCTCGTGCTCTCATGGCTTGTGGAATCCCTGTCGTTGCATTCTTTTCCTTGCATTCAACCCATGCCAACGCCAAGATATCAGGCGCCCCACTAGAATCTTTCTGGCGTGTGTTGAAGGTTCCCCCGTCACTCGCAGCAATTGGACGCGACTGGATTTCTTGAACGTCCCAATCGTTGCATGTGTCAAAAAGTTTGTTTTTTGTACAACTAACTGCCTTGTGCTATTGCGTCTTTGTTACTTGTTCATTTGCTCCAGCCAACTCTCGAAAAGCGACTTCTTTTTTCCACCCGACTTTGGAAATGCCCTGAGCAAAAATCTCGGTGCCCATTCAACCGACTGGGTGAACGGtgtccccttccttcctctctGTGCCGCGACAACAAAACAGAAACCGAGCGTGCGTTAAACGATAATCAAACCTACATCGCAATCATGGCGACCGCATCAACGGCCGATGCGCCAgttcccaccccccctccagcacccgcGCCGCCAGTTGTGAGGAAGTTCAAAGCCTCCGAtctccccttgtcacaagTCAAGCGAGCCACCATCGACAGCCTAGCCCACAgcttcaagaagaagggcggtTATGATGCCGTGCGCAAGGAAGTATGGCAAGAATTCGAAGTACGTACTATCCCTcacaacctctcccaccacccctggGGTGCTCTCCGACTAACCCAACCTCACAGGGTCAAGAAGCCGAGATCACCAAAGAAATACTTGAAGTCGCTGAACGAGAAATCGAAAAGAACCCCGCCCAGCTACTAACCCTCGAGCGAACCAAAGCCGCCGCTCTTATCGATGGCGCGCTGGATCGATCGGGCGTTTATCAGAGAGCCGAGGAGATGATCAGCAAGCTGATCAACCGGGGCGCTATTGAAGCCCAACTTCGCGAGCTCCGCCGTGCTGAGATaggagatgaggaggcggagaaggaacGGCTCTTGGGCGCAAAGACTGATGAGGAGTATGCCGCCGAGACAGCCGCGCGCCGTGCGCATAATGAGCGTGTCCGGATGGAGCTTCAGGCGATAGAGGAGAACAagaggaagttggagagggcgatcaaggagaaggaggatgccAAGcggagagaggaggagagggctgccagggaggcgaggaggaagaaggagaaggaggaggatgagcggagggaaaaggagaggagggaaagaagggagcagcgggagagggagagggaggaggagagggaacAGAGACGCAAAGAGCGCGAGagggaaagagaaagagaaagagaggaaaggGATAAGGACCGGGGGCGTGATGACAGTCGGGATAGGGACCGACGACGGGATCGGGTCCAGGTTGGATATGACAGCTATCGAGGGTCGGGTGATCGGTCCAACCGGGACCGTGACAGGAGTCGGAACCGTGATCGATCCCGTGAcagggggagggatagggaCCGAGACAGAGATCGTGATCGAGACCGGTCTAGGAAGCGTTCTGCTGAGAGGAAAACCGaagaggccaagaagccgcTTAcgaaggaggagcaagagcgCCTGGAGCAGGAGGCTCTTGCGGATCTTCTCAGGGAAAGCAAGCGTGTTGCGCCGAAGCAGCCCGAGTTGGAGATCGACCCTGTACTGGTCCCACCGCCTAGAAAGTCAAAGCCGGTTTCGGCCATTGATCCCATTCGGAGAGATTCGCCAAAGGTTGCCGCTGAGGTTAAAAAGCCAGAAGAGCCGGTTGTGAAGGAAGCGGTGGAGACCAAGGTGGCTCCTGCCGTCAAGGAGTCAACAGATGCTAAACCTGCCGAGCCGAGAGCCGAAAAGGAGCGTCGGAGGAGTAGGAGTCCTTCGAGGTCCGCTCGTAGGGAACGAAGCAGGGAGCGGGACGATGACCGTCGACGACCTCGGACCCGGTCACCGCGACCAAGGCATGACGACCGTAGTCGTTCCAGGAGAAGGAGTCGGTCTAGAGTGCGAGATAGGAGAGATGACAGGAGGGACAGAAGTCGTTCACGCAGAAGGGATGATAGGAGGGATGATCGCCGTGACGACCGGCGTGATGACAGGAGAGACGACCGAAAGATCGAGGAGACCCCCACCAAGCGAAAGGACGAGGCGGTCATTCCAAAAGAAACACCGGCCAAATCAGAAGCCCGCGAGCGCAGCCGCTCCCGGCCTCGGACAGCCAGAACAGACGACAGGCGGGACCGCAGCCGTTCCCGCCACCGAGATCGCGACAGAACCCGCTCTCCCCGCTCTAGACCCGACCGCCGCGACCGTTCTCGCTCTCGCTTACGTTTCAACCGTCGTGACAGAACCCGTTCCCGTTCTCGTGATCGCAGGGATAGAGACCgcgacagagacagagatAGACGAGACAGATCGCGCTCTCGCAACCGCAGCCGAGAGCGCGAAAAGAAGGATACTGCCACCGATAAAGACGAAAAAGACGGCAGCAAACTCCACCCCCGAGACCGGTCCCGCTCCCCGGCTTCCATGGTCGCCCGCCCGCCCTCCCGCCTCAACCAGACGGAAAAGGAGGCTTGGAAACAAgccgaggtcaagaagaGGGAGCAGGAAGCTAAGGCCTATCTTGCGGCGcagaaggaggcgagggagaaggggctggaggaggggaggaggacgggggagaggagTCCGGAGGTTGTGAAGAGGCGGGTGGAGAATAGCGATCGGTATCAACCCGGGGAGAGGGATCGGGAGAGAGATCGGGATAGGGATAGAGACAGAGACAGGAGGGACAGAGATAGAGAGAGGGACAGGATGGATTACAGGGGGGGGGATAGGTATGATGGTGATCGGGACAGGCCGAGGGATAGGGATCGTGACCGTGACCGTGACAGGAGAAGAGATGATAGCAGgggtgagaggaggaggagcaggtcgCGGAATCGGAGCCGGCAGAGAGACCGGGACAGGGACAGAAGCAGGAACCGCGACAGAGACAGGGACAGAGATCGGGATTTCAGACGGGATAGGGATAGGAGCAGAGACAGAAGTCGGGACAGAGACCGTGATCGCAGCCGACATCGCGAGAGGAGTCGTGATCGGGATAGGGATAGGGACAGGAGCCGGACTCGCAGGGATCGTGACAGGCGACGGAGCAGAAGCCGGGGTTAAAGTCTGCCGGCGAAGCCGTAAGaactggtggtgggaaaacTGGTTCAGAAAACGAAAGCTCGCGGTGATGATCtttgggggagggcgagggatgAGTATAGGCCTGTTTATCTTTCTCTAGGCGGACGGATGGCGAATGGGaagtgagggggagggactGGATAGAATACCGATATACCCTGTAGAGTAATAGATGTTTTGTATGTACTTGTATTTCTGAGATGTGTGAAACTATGGACATAAATTGAAAGGAACCAAAATGATTCACAGCATCATATATGCCTTTGGCAATGGGATAGAATATGTACAATGAAATCGTGTCAACGCAGTAacgtaaaaaaaaaacaacgtAAAcgctgaaaaaaaaagagcccAGTTTACCCCAATTTTCATACATCATTACAGTATTCAAACCCCTCCCTATTCAAgagtgtgagagagagagagagagagagagagagagagagagagagagagagagagagagagagagagagagagagagagagagagagagagagagagagagagagagagagagagagagagagagagagagagagagagagagagagagagagagagagagagagagagagagagagagagagataaaCAAACCCAAAACCGAAAGCAACCACCCCATTAATCTAATAAATCAGTTATGCCCCCTGcccaatctcctccacctccttcgaCACCGGCCCCGTAGCCGGCCCCCCGCTCCCATAAAGGAACCcagccaccagcaccaccaccgtcacaacaaccaaccccatGATCAACGCCCTCTTCACAGCAGCAGGTAACCTCCCCGCTCCTTCttgacttcctcctccctccccctggcTGAGCGGCGAGTAACTCcccgccaccctctcccacaagCTCTTGGCGTACACCCAGATACCGACCGAGATGGCAACCGTCTGCTCCCACCCGAGGGAGTAATACGCCAACCCTGCCGTGGCGATGGCGTAACCCACAAATTGGATCGCCGTGATGTTTGTCTTCCAGATCATGACCGAGATGATGACCAGCAAAATGTTTTTGAGGATGCCCGTCAGGGTCATTACCAGCCCCGAGGTCTTTCCGATCTTTACGTGGTTGTTAGTATCTTTGTGCTGGACAGTTAAGGGGGGATATTGACTTACGAGGAAAACACTCGAAACATTCAACATAAACGCCACCATCGCATtcagcaccaacaaccccgcccccgccctccccacATCCCCAAAGTCAAACCTGTTCGCCTCGCTCCCAATAGCCACAATCACATTCATCACCGCGCAGACGGGAGCGTAGTAATACAAGCTCACCAGCGGGTCCATCTTCATGTCCTCCCCGCTCAGCAAAACCTGAATCATGATCAACCTCATAGCCTCAAACACGATCCCCCCAACCTGGAACAGGAAACCAGCCATGGAAAAGTTGATCTCGCCTAGGGAAGCGAGACCAACGCCggcgacgatgaagaggatgttgaggaagCGCTTGAGCGAGGGCTCCTCGACCCCCCAGGCCCAGGCCGTGAGCAGGACCGCGACCGGGGCGGCGGCTTTGAGCATCTGGATGAAGGCGACTGAGAGGTAGAGGTAGACCATGTTGGAGCAGACCAGGCTGGCCGAGTAGAGGAGGCCGATGGGGACGATGGCGCGGAGGTAGATGCGGCCGGTCATTTTGATGTTCTTGcggccgtcgaggaggtgggtggtgcgGGCTAGGATTTGGGTTGCTACGGTTGCGAAGACGAGGTGCCAGCAGGTGAGGATCACGGCTGGATTTGGGGGGTCAATATTCATTCAGTGTGTCAGTGCAGGTTGTACGTACGATATTCTGCGAGTAGGTTAGCATCGTTCACAGTATAGGAAGAGATGTAGAACAGAAATACGTACtgaaccccctcccatcaatcATCCACTTGTTGAACAGAATCGTCAagttggaaaagaaaatccaCGCTCTATCCCAGTATCAGTCCTCATGTTCCCTCACGACATGCGCCGCCTGCTATGACGTCTCTCTGGGGAATGCATACAAGATGTAAAAGATAGGGTGTAATCCTCCCCGCTGAACCGTCGCCGGGCGTGGCTTCTCAGCCTCTGCCGCCTGAGGCTCAGGGTGCAACTGCTGCctctcgacatcatcatcgttgttggccgcggccatCGAGTCCGGGGATCCGGGGGTGCTGTATGTCTATTCGGGCGGAATCGGTACCGGGCGCGCGCGCGGGCGCAAAAAAGAGATCGGCTTTCGGGTTCCGGGTAGTCGTTAAGGTTTAACCTTTTGCGCAGGGGAAGCGAGAGACAAGTTTTGCGATGCGAAGCGCGTTGAACGTAAGGGAGGGTGTAATACTCGTCtggtcggcggcggtggtgattgatagtggggaggaggcagcCAGAAAATAATTTAACGAGTGTTTTCCCAAATTGCTCTCTCCGCGTTGCGCGTTTGCTCTCCTATCGGCGGCAGAGCGGAAAAAGTAAAAAATACTCAACGACCCAGAGATCCCGCgaaagagggagagaaggcaAAAGAGGGAAGAAATGAGGTTGTCGTGTTCGCCAAAAGTGCAAAAggaccaacaacaaaataACTGGGGACAGGCACCAACCTACCCACGATGGGGacttgggggggggggggctgcGACTGCGACTGGGCTGAGCCGCTCGCTCGCTAACAAAACCCACCCCTGCTTACGGTACAAAACCAGCAGACCCCAGGtgtcaccagcaccaaatcCAACGGCCGGGGGGAGGCGTTTTTTTCCCCTGCACACTCTCAAATCGGACCCTTTAATTCGTCAGCGCGGACGGACGAATGGTGCAACCAATGTCACATTGAGAAGTTGTAGAGAAATCTGGACCACATGCAACCAGGGGGCACATGAAATAGGGGTCATGATAGCAGAAAAAGCTTAGGAGGCTTATTATCCCTTCTCACCTGCACCCCTTCAGGTTCATCTGAATTTATCCCTTTCCCAGAGACATCTTTTTGCATTTATTATCACCGGTTCCGGGCATCTTTCTCTCGAAATTCCGCCCTTTTCCCCTCCAAACATAGCATCATGGATAGTCCAGCGGGGTCCCCCTCCCTGAAAAAATGACACCCTGATAggcgagaaaaagaagcggaCTCTTAACATCCGCAGATCAGCGGGTCTATCCCAGGTCTTGATATCAACGACTTCTGCTTGCATTGAAGATGTTATCATTGTGAGAAACACCTGTCTAGGAGTCATCTCCTCTGACTCTCCCCACCTCGTCACACAAAAATACCAATCCCACAAAGTAatgtcagcatcaccaccacctcccgtcTGTTGGTTCATGCCCTACAAAAagtccctttcagaggttctggataggggttcgtcacagatATAGAACAAAAGTAAAGGTAAGGTAGTAAAATAAAATTTAAATAAGGAGACTAAGCTGTGATCGGAAATTTAAGATTATAAAATCTAATGTAAGGTAATTTAGGTTTAGTACCGTTATACCTACGCCAAAAACTCACGATAAGCAGCCATGTTCAACTCGTAATCCGCTCATGTTTGGACACACGACCAAACGTTaaaccacctacctacccctCGGAAAATCCGACACGTTGGAAATACCGAGCCGACCCAAAACCAGGCAGAGCCCAGGTGTAAGGTATAATCTCCATGTGCTGTGCCAGGTGTAAGTAATCTCCATGTGTGGCGGTGTATGCAGCTCGTACAACTGTAGCATCTTGGAACCAggcacacacgcacacacacacacacacacacacacacacacacacacacacacacacacacagataCACATCTTGATTTGCAACGTCGCACAACACAACGTTTGTCTAATAATCATCTTCATCGCTACCTCTCATTCATTTTAATAGTTGTTGAACTCGCTGATGAAGCAAAGCTAATAAGTACATATAACATCCTCCATCCATCTGTCCCATTTCCCCACCGCCTAATAATGTTGAAACGCTTCAGCGCTGTGTTGTTGTCCATTTATGTCCTGATCTGATCCAAGTTCAAGAATGAtataaaaaaagaaaaatacTTGTCTTGGCTCGTGTAATAAAAGCCCATGGTAtatccccccaaaaaaaaacgcccCAACACCATCGCTGTGTAGAAAGAAAAATGCAAAATACACCCAGTTATCCACCATGAACAATCAGTAGTCACTATCATTGCCGTCAGGTAACGGTATCGCCGCAGCTTCTGACAACGACGCATCACCCTCCGTTGATATCGCCGGCGTTTCCGGACCATCAACCTTCAAAAACGACATCGGCCCCTGGATTTCCCCTTCTGGACAATCGACCTTCAAAAACGACGACATCGGCCCTTGaacctccccctcttgcATCTCATCACAACTCGCAAGCTCAGCAGTCATCAAACTCTGCTCAGGATCAACACAGTCATAAAACAGCATAAACACCCCGCCCTGCGCCAGCACCgtatcctcatccaccctggcgacatcctcatcactcagTGACCACcactgctcctcctccagatccTCCTCCAGAGTCCCACGAGTCACCGGTGTCGAGGGTGCATCCGCAGACATGTCCTTCTCCGACGCAAGCTTAGGCGGCTCATCCGTCGCTCCTCCCACTTCTGGTGCCGCcgctggcggtgatgatgacttgGGGTGTTTCCGAAAGCAGACATAGTGCCCATTCTCATGTCTACCATAGTGAGCAACCACCGCCCGTAATGTGTATATCGGACCGGTAATCCGGGACGTCCTTTCTCCTCCCGCCACCATCGACGAGCGAGGGTCTGTAATCCACTCCTCCCGATCCGAACTCAGATCCCGACCCGTCAGGCCTGCCGCACTCCCAACACACCAAGGGCCCAGGTCAAGCTCCATCGGGAACCGAACATTTGCTCCGTTTTTGTATAACCGACCAGTACGTTCGTCAAACACTGACCTGTTGATGTGGAAAACCAAGCTTTGCGGTGGCCGGGCGATAGACGTTTGCTTAGTCTTGGTAGAACTCTTCCGCTGTGTCCGAGGGATGTTGCACTTCTTCAGCGTATCATCTTtgaaatcctcctcctccaacgcctcctcaATAATCTGAATTCTTTCCGCCAAACCAGGAATGTTGGCTCGCTCCGCGAGAGCCTGGAGACCACTGCGGGAGTTAAGCAAGGTGCATTTGGTACACTCGACGTCCTGGATCGCCTCAAGGCTGGTATAAGCATCCAGTCTCTCATAAAGATCATGCTCCATCCGCTTTCCAAGGTTGAGGGTCAAACAGTTGAAGGGAATCATGTCCAGGCCACTGCAGTAGCCGCATGAGACACATGCTACACGCTGGGCGATGAGGCCTTCCAGGGGGTTTCGAGTCACGCGGATATCTTGCCCATACTTGGACTGACTCTCCATGCTATGGTACCCGCTGTCATCGCTGTGTTGGCTCGAGTCCGAGTCGTCGCGCGACCAATCAAGCTCTAATGCCGGGGAATTCTGAGGATTCTTCAAGCTTTTTGCGACCTCCTTGCTGATCTGATCGAGAAGCTTGGAGTAATATTCCTGGGCATCCTGTTGTTGCCAGGTAttcatcttcttcaaaaCGGCCGGCGTGCCCAGCGTTCTCCCG
Encoded proteins:
- a CDS encoding uncharacterized protein (EggNog:ENOG503NV2M; BUSCO:EOG09262JZW; COG:J), which codes for MATESNGAPAGAPAPQDSKTSSASAPAKTPAAAPAAAANPEKLTPAQLKAKAKAEKAARRAKVIETKVAVAAATPAKEAGKGKGKQDGQPPQSKQHRGSMSGRRPSIGGPLIEKEKDARSGIPECFSHVPMAKRVQLSQTHKDVDPAVLVAGQQMAAFAIKDSISRLEATLLAFKKVIESYETPKGNSLSRHLVPHVLNPQIEYLTECRPMCFAMGNAIRLLKTKINSFDINDPEDETKEELLEWIDTMINERIKLAEYLIARNAAGLIEEGEKVLTYGRHRLVEKTLLKAKEIGKTFDVTIIDDPYERGGQTLAKTLRQAGIDVLYSPNLGGLRPKVAGATNVILGGEAIFANGSLNAASGTADVAMAGQNAGAKVTVLCETINFDRERVSVDALTYNEIDPERNTAECFRLLYDNTQDKYISGVVTEFESGGGNSPAQAILALLRMREDPQIA
- a CDS encoding uncharacterized protein (COG:S; EggNog:ENOG503P5I6) encodes the protein MVSRLVFWTGFGLATRFWQLGIEMRPFFHRKTLWAYPVFGAVGASFGYWLEGVDQRQTQLLEERKNAILEKRARRAEREAAAAAASPSVIQA
- a CDS encoding uncharacterized protein (EggNog:ENOG503NXHN; COG:S) is translated as MATASTADAPVPTPPPAPAPPVVRKFKASDLPLSQVKRATIDSLAHSFKKKGGYDAVRKEVWQEFEGQEAEITKEILEVAEREIEKNPAQLLTLERTKAAALIDGALDRSGVYQRAEEMISKLINRGAIEAQLRELRRAEIGDEEAEKERLLGAKTDEEYAAETAARRAHNERVRMELQAIEENKRKLERAIKEKEDAKRREEERAAREARRKKEKEEDERREKERRERREQREREREEEREQRRKEREREREREREERDKDRGRDDSRDRDRRRDRVQVGYDSYRGSGDRSNRDRDRSRNRDRSRDRGRDRDRDRDRDRDRSRKRSAERKTEEAKKPLTKEEQERLEQEALADLLRESKRVAPKQPELEIDPVLVPPPRKSKPVSAIDPIRRDSPKVAAEVKKPEEPVVKEAVETKVAPAVKESTDAKPAEPRAEKERRRSRSPSRSARRERSRERDDDRRRPRTRSPRPRHDDRSRSRRRSRSRVRDRRDDRRDRSRSRRRDDRRDDRRDDRRDDRRDDRKIEETPTKRKDEAVIPKETPAKSEARERSRSRPRTARTDDRRDRSRSRHRDRDRTRSPRSRPDRRDRSRSRLRFNRRDRTRSRSRDRRDRDRDRDRDRRDRSRSRNRSREREKKDTATDKDEKDGSKLHPRDRSRSPASMVARPPSRLNQTEKEAWKQAEVKKREQEAKAYLAAQKEAREKGLEEGRRTGERSPEVVKRRVENSDRYQPGERDRERDRDRDRDRDRRDRDRERDRMDYRGGDRYDGDRDRPRDRDRDRDRDRRRDDSRGERRRSRSRNRSRQRDRDRDRSRNRDRDRDRDRDFRRDRDRSRDRSRDRDRDRSRHRERSRDRDRDRDRSRTRRDRDRRRSRSRG
- a CDS encoding uncharacterized protein (COG:E; COG:G; EggNog:ENOG503P03G) gives rise to the protein MNIDPPNPAVILTCWHLVFATVATQILARTTHLLDGRKNIKMTGRIYLRAIVPIGLLYSASLVCSNMVYLYLSVAFIQMLKAAAPVAVLLTAWAWGVEEPSLKRFLNILFIVAGVGLASLGEINFSMAGFLFQVGGIVFEAMRLIMIQVLLSGEDMKMDPLVSLYYYAPVCAVMNVIVAIGSEANRFDFGDVGRAGAGLLVLNAMVAFMLNVSSVFLIGKTSGLVMTLTGILKNILLVIISVMIWKTNITAIQFVGYAIATAGLAYYSLGWEQTVAISVGIWVYAKSLWERVAGSYSPLSQGEGGGSQEGAGRLPAAVKRALIMGLVVVTVVVLVAGFLYGSGGPATGPVSKEVEEIGQGA
- a CDS encoding uncharacterized protein (COG:E; COG:G; EggNog:ENOG503P03G), with translation MAAANNDDDVERQQLHPEPQAAEAEKPRPATVQRGGLHPIFYILAWIFFSNLTILFNKWMIDGRGFKYRTYNLH
- the UBP1 gene encoding ubiquitin-specific protease ubp1 (COG:O; MEROPS:MER0000864; EggNog:ENOG503NWVH), whose protein sequence is MNTEAYRRILGQVETRVGLDSQQHSTLRQLKDRAVGPIGIIVTLIVVLVSWIYQIAKRQGRVPDLSQLIWKILVAITPARLLYAMDDFLNPSLFPRPPSADRPTTHEAKSDVLKKMLGLETAAGILNSGIEAGRKSLTTLSTAALNVARKSSPDQPPGLLNMDNSCFQNSILQGLASLRPFPGYLSAVSSAMTSADSFTISKLHKLVLDLNNLSNNGRTLGTPAVLKKMNTWQQQDAQEYYSKLLDQISKEVAKSLKNPQNSPALELDWSRDDSDSSQHSDDSGYHSMESQSKYGQDIRVTRNPLEGLIAQRVACVSCGYCSGLDMIPFNCLTLNLGKRMEHDLYERLDAYTSLEAIQDVECTKCTLLNSRSGLQALAERANIPGLAERIQIIEEALEEEDFKDDTLKKCNIPRTQRKSSTKTKQTSIARPPQSLVFHINRSVFDERTGRLYKNGANVRFPMELDLGPWCVGSAAGLTGRDLSSDREEWITDPRSSMVAGGERTSRITGPIYTLRAVVAHYGRHENGHYVCFRKHPKSSSPPAAAPEVGGATDEPPKLASEKDMSADAPSTPVTRGTLEEDLEEEQWWSLSDEDVARVDEDTVLAQGGVFMLFYDCVDPEQSLMTAELASCDEMQEGEVQGPMSSFLKVDCPEGEIQGPMSFLKVDGPETPAISTEGDASLSEAAAIPLPDGNDSDY